Within Schaalia sp. HMT-172, the genomic segment CGAACGCTTTGCCGCGCACGATCATCTTCTGGTAGATCGAATAGTGGCTCTTCGGGCGGCCACTGACCGTACCCTTCGTTCCCGAGCGACGCAGATCCTCTTCGATCTGATCGATGACGTCACGCAGGTATTCCTCCCGTTGAGGGGCCCTCTCCGCGACGAGCCGGTCGATCTCCTCGTAGATTTCCGGGTACAGGGTCTTGAAGGAGAGTTCTTCGAGCTCCCACTTCACCATGTTCATGCCGAGTCGGTGGGCCAGCGGTGCGTAGATCTCCAGCGTCTCCTGCGCCTTCTTCGCCGCCGACGCGGCCGGAACGAAGCGCCACGTTCGGGCATTATGGATGCGGTCGGCCAGCTTGATGAGCAGCACTCGGATGTCACGGCTCATGGCGACGAGCATCTTGCGCAGCGTCTCGGACTGGGCGGCTGCGCCGTAGCGGACCTTGTCGAGCTTGGTGACACCGTCGACCAGATTCGCGATGGGTTCACCGAAATCGGCGGCCAGCTCCTGGAGCGTGTAGTCCGTGTCCTCCACGGTGTCATGCAGCAGCGCGGCCACCAGGGTCGGGGTCGTCATGCCCATCTCCGCCAGGATCGTCGCGACCGCGACCGGATGGGTGATATAGGGTTCGCCCGACTTGCGCATTTGCCCCCGGTGGCATTCCTCAGCCTTGCGGTAAGCCCTCTCAACCACGCTGATATCCGCCTTCGGATGATTCGCGCGCAGAGCCCGCACAAGCGGCTCAATCTCTGGGATCGTGGCGCGCCCACGCGAACCAAACCACACGAGGCCGGAGCGCACCCGGGAGACGGCCGCGGGAAGCGCGGATCCTGAAGTCGTGTCGTCGCTGCTCATGAACCAATGATAGCGACGAACGAGCGGCTCCGGGGATCAAGATAATCCCCGGAGCCGCTCGTTGCTGGACGACGCTCACTCAGACGAACAGCGCGGTCTCCACCGCGATGCCGTCAAGCTTGCTGCGCCCGTTCAGGCCCTCCAGCTCGAGCAGCACGGCGAGGGCCTCGACCGAGGCGCCGCACTGTTCCAAGAGGTCGACCGCGGCGCGGGCGGTCCCGCCCGTGGCCAGGACGTCGTCGATGATCAGGACGCGCTGCCCCTCGTGAACCGTCTGGGGACGGATCTCCATGCGCGCGCTGCCGTACTCCAGGGAGTAGTCGACGCCGATCACCTCGCCGGGAAGTTTGCCCGCCTTGCGGATCGTCAGCATGCCCAGGCCCAGCTCGGCGGCAACGGGGGCCCCGAGGATGAACCCGCGCGACTCCAGCCCGGCCACCGCGTCGATGCGACCCGCGTAGCGCGCGCCGATCAACTCTACGAGTTCCTTGAAGGCAGGTCCGTTGGCGAACAGGCCCGTGATGTCGCGGAACAGAACACCCGGCTCGGGG encodes:
- a CDS encoding adenine phosphoribosyltransferase, encoding MIGELGDRVATLVQDNLVEIPDFPEPGVLFRDITGLFANGPAFKELVELIGARYAGRIDAVAGLESRGFILGAPVAAELGLGMLTIRKAGKLPGEVIGVDYSLEYGSARMEIRPQTVHEGQRVLIIDDVLATGGTARAAVDLLEQCGASVEALAVLLELEGLNGRSKLDGIAVETALFV